The following proteins come from a genomic window of Sardina pilchardus chromosome 1, fSarPil1.1, whole genome shotgun sequence:
- the LOC134067921 gene encoding GTPase IMAP family member 9-like produces the protein MPQQGADCDARRDLTVVILGKTGSGKSSAANTILGERVFRAEMSFNPVTKHCEKNQRKVEGRIVTVIDTPCLSCHLNEELFTEIKKCVETGPHVFLLVIRVNEKLTDEMKNAIKWVEENMGKDVLCYIIVLFTYVDQLQETPLENYCRASQYIRTLINSCGGRFHPFISDGRQDNNQVKELLEKIDKLVWWNSDQTYTM, from the exons ATGCCACAGCAAGGAGCAG ATTGTGATGCACGTCGTGATCTGACTGTTGTCATTTTGGGAAAAACTGGATCAGGGAAGAGTTCAGCCGCAAATACCATCCTGGGGGAAAGGGTGTTCAGAGCAGAAATGTCATTTAATCCTGTGACCAAGCACTGTGAAAAGAATCAAAGGAAGGTTGAAGGAAGAATTGTCACAGTGATCGATACCCCTTGCCTATCATGTCATCTTAATGAGGAACTTTTTACTGAAATAAAGAAATGTGTGGAAACTGGACCTCATGTTTTTCTGCTGGTGATCCGGGTGAATGAGAAACTCACAGATGAAATGAAGAATGCCATTAAATGGGTTGAGGAGAACATGGGGAAGGATGTTTTGTGCTACATCATTGTACTCTTCACATATGTGGACCAGCTACAGGAGACACCACTTGAGAACTATTGCAGAGCCAGTCAATATATCCGCACTCTGATCAACAGCTGTGGGGGAAGATTTCATCCATTCATCAGCGATGGAAGACAGGATAACAATCAAGTTAAGGAGCTGTTAGAAAAGATTGACAAGTTAGTGTGGTGGAACTCTGATCAGACTTACACTATGTAA
- the LOC134084135 gene encoding uncharacterized protein LOC134084135, whose protein sequence is MASASRSVVVQLRRAERPWKPRHRRDAEDLEEGTDPEERQTREILTCFRIGLNKLTPSRVSMLLSQLARVPIYSEPQLRGMVEMVLERAVAEPTFSEAYANVCHCLRGLTVTMEHEPGRTVNFRKLLLNRCQEEFERGLDVEIWEKKKIALQIYACFGMDQQKHLKEELEETQEQAQKRSAAILKFVGELFKLKMVAEGIIHECITKLLERGTEESLSGLCVLLSVAGKDLDHDATTPCVDLYFNQIETMIKEQQTSNRIRFMLQDMVDLRQSSWTPRHSDPAPLTTDGTVQQPLPSKKKGRGRTKKGAKGSGASVCALDHPVQAPHQDCHSEHISPSLRQMPTPGTLDLLTHLLVLEEEGLSGGTGVNSRESVKKELIPGQNQFLSPASPPAPPPAAASAAAAEAAGVWWVSPLEDDLSCPVCCDIYTDPVVLPCSHSFCRPCLERSWREDSVRQECLICRQKTSAHNPTPNRALRNVCEAYLKERSAGTAPTESETHLAQVLCPVHEEKLQFYCQDEEQLVCVECVTQEHKTHSVCSTKKAAHERKDELKSLIKSLEDDVKKNKTLLEGVTAHIKAQAVQTEAQIKEEFEKLHQFLRREEEARIAALRQEERDKTAHLEEKMEAIERVISSLSERMKPIEKLMETDEVSFLQTFSETKERTHEAFLHPQPGFWQLLDVSKYLDQLSYRVWDRMEEMVAHSAVMVGSSDTLQFHPVISVPEQLECFAAGLDASGFWDVGGVWGQASVDHSSF, encoded by the exons ATGGCCAGTGCTTCACGCAGTGTCGTTGTGCAGCTCAGGCGAGCGGAGAGGCCCTGGAAGCCGCGTCATCGCCGCGACGCTGAGGATCTGGAGGAGGGGACGGACCCGGAGGAGCGGCAGACGCGGGAGATTCTGACTTGCTTTCGGATCGGGCTCAACAAACTCACGCCATCGAGGGTCTCGATGCTTCTGAGCCAGTTGGCACGGGTGCCAATCTACTCCGAGCCCCAACTTAGGGGCATGGTCGAGATGGTGCTCGAGAGAGCCGTCGCAGAGCCAACGTTTAGTGAGGCCTATGCCAACGTCTGCCACTGccttaggggg CTGACTGTGACCATGGAACATGAGCCTGGCCGCACAGTGAACTTCCGGAAACTTCTGCTAAACCGCTGCCAGGAAGAGTTTGAGAGGGGCTTGGATGTTGAGATCTGGGAAAAGAAGAAGATTGCGTTGCAAATCTACGCTTGCTttggg ATGGACCAGCAGAAGCACCtgaaggaggagctggaggagactCAGGAGCAGGCCCAAAAGCGgtcggcggccatcttgaagtTCGTCGGCGAGCTGTTTAAGCTGAAGATGGTGGCGGAGGGCATCATCCACGAGTGCATCACGAAGCTGCTGGAGAGGGGCACTGAGGAGAGCCTGAGCGgcctctgtgtgctgctgtctgtCGCTGGCAAAGACCTGGACCATGACGCCACcacg CCTTGTGTGGATCTGTATTTCAACCAGATAGAGACGATGATAAAGGAACAGCAAACTTCCAACAGGATCCGTTTTATGCTGCAGGACATGGTTGATCTGAgacag tcAAGCTGGACTCCTAGACACAGTGATCCCGCTCCACTAACTACCGATGGGACAGTACAGCAGCCTCTGCCGTCTAAGAAGAAGGGTCGTGGGAGGACCAAGAAAGGAGCCAAAGGATCTGGAGCCAGCGTGTGTGCGCTTGACCATCCTGTCCAGGCACCCCATCAGGACTGCCACTCAGAGCACATATCGCCCAGTCTCCGACAGATgcctacg cctGGAACTCTGGATTTACTTACCCATCTCTTGGTGTTGGAAGAAGAGGGCCTCAGTGGAGGAACAGGAGTGAATTCCAGAGAATCTG TGAAGAAAGAGTTGATCCCCGGGCAGAACCAG ttCCTGTCTCCAgcatcaccaccagcaccaccaccagcagcagcatcagcagcagcagcagaagcagcaggagTGTGGTGGGTGTCCCCCCTGGAGGACGACCTGTCCTGCCCCGTGTGCTGTGACATCTACACGGACCCCGTGGTGCTGCCCTGCAGCCACAGTTTCTGCAGGCCGTGCCTGGAGCGGAGCTGGAGGGAGGACAGCGTCCGGCAGGAGTGTCTCATCTGCAGGCAGAAGACCTCCGcccacaaccccacccccaaccgGGCCCTGAGGAACGTCTGCGAGGCCTACCTGAAGGAGAGGAGCGCCGGGACCGCGCCAACCGAATCTGAGACGCATTTA GCCCAGGTTCTATGTCCAGTGCACGAGGAGAAGCTCCAGTTCTACTGTCAGGATGAGgagcagctggtgtgtgtggagtgtgtgactcAGGAACACAAGACGCACTCGGTCTGCTCCACCAAGAAAGCCGCACATGAACGCAAG GATGAGCTGAAATCTCTAATAAAATCACTAGAGGATGATGTGAAGAAAAATAAGACTTTACTTGAAGGAGTAACGGCACACATCAAG GCCCAGGCAGTGCAGACGGAGGCGCAGATAaaggaggagtttgagaagctcCATCAGttcctgaggagagaggaggaggcgcgCATAGCAGCCCtgaggcaggaggagagggacaaGACTGCCCAcctggaggagaagatggaggccATTGAGAGGGTGATCTCGTCCCTCTCTGAGAGGATGAAGCCCATTGAGAAGTTGATGGAGACGGACGAGGTCTCCTTCCTACAG ACATTTTCAGAAACAAAAGAAAG AACTCATGAGGCCTTCCTGCATCCTCAGCCAGGGTTTTGGCAGCTGCTGGACGTGTCCAAGTATCTGGACCAGCTGAGCTACAGAGTCTGGGACAGAATGGAGGAGATGGTAGCACACA GTGCCGTCATGGTGGGTTCTTCAGACACTTTGCAGTTCCACCCAGTGATATCTGTTCCCGAGCAGCTGGAATGCTTCGCAGCTGGTCTGGATGCTTCTGGATTCTGGGATGTAGGAGGGGTCTGGGGACAAGCCAGTGTGGACCACAGCAGTTTCTGA